Proteins encoded together in one Mannheimia haemolytica window:
- the rnfB gene encoding Nitrogen fixation protein rnfB, with protein sequence MLDLPIITYILIAIAVIALIFGAVLGYSSIKLKVESDPIVEQIDALLPQSQCGQCGYPGCKPYAEAIANGDVITKCVPGGQPLVVNLAELLGVEVPPMEGMAEPEVKVAFVIEDLCIGCTKCIQACPVDAIIGTNKAMHTIIPDLCTGCELCVAPCPTNCIEMRPIKPTTQSWNWKFDQDLIIPIVNTTELQKKLVTGGGKNEQS encoded by the coding sequence ATGCTTGATTTGCCAATTATCACTTATATTCTTATCGCTATTGCTGTGATCGCACTGATTTTCGGGGCGGTTTTGGGCTATTCCTCGATTAAACTGAAAGTTGAATCTGACCCGATTGTCGAGCAAATTGATGCTCTCTTACCACAAAGCCAATGCGGTCAATGTGGCTACCCGGGCTGTAAGCCTTATGCCGAAGCCATTGCGAACGGCGATGTCATCACAAAATGTGTGCCGGGTGGGCAACCTTTGGTGGTTAATCTTGCTGAACTTCTAGGAGTAGAAGTGCCGCCGATGGAAGGAATGGCAGAGCCTGAGGTGAAAGTGGCTTTTGTGATTGAAGATCTCTGCATTGGTTGTACTAAGTGCATTCAGGCTTGCCCGGTTGATGCGATTATCGGCACGAATAAAGCAATGCACACCATTATTCCGGATCTTTGCACCGGCTGTGAACTCTGTGTCGCCCCTTGCCCGACCAACTGCATTGAAATGCGACCAATTAAACCGACAACCCAATCTTGGAACTGGAAATTCGACCAAGATTTAATTATTCCGATTGTGAATACCACGGAATTGCAGAAAAAATTAGTCACAGGCGGAGGCAAAAATGAGCAATCCTAA
- the dnaQ gene encoding DNA polymerase III subunit epsilon: MTEEKIIRQVVLDTETTGMNMAGGPPQIGHNIIEIGAVEVINRRLTGRTYHVYIKPPREVDEEAIAVHGITNEFLQDKPVFAEIAEEFLDFIKGAELIIHNAPFDVAFMDQEFSYLPNPPAKTAEMCTVTDSLQMARRMYPGKRNNLDALCDRLGIDNSKRVLHGALLDAEILADVFLMMTGGQISLLGEEETEVVSEVVDIEEEFSAIVLNADEAIILKANDEEEESHLALLKLIEKKSKGNCLWTKALTDTAEISH, translated from the coding sequence ATGACAGAAGAAAAAATTATCCGCCAAGTAGTGCTGGATACTGAAACCACAGGAATGAATATGGCAGGTGGCCCGCCACAGATTGGGCATAATATTATTGAGATCGGTGCGGTTGAAGTCATTAACCGCCGTTTAACCGGCAGAACTTATCACGTTTATATCAAGCCACCGCGTGAGGTGGATGAAGAGGCGATTGCAGTTCACGGCATCACCAATGAATTTTTGCAAGATAAACCTGTTTTTGCTGAAATTGCCGAGGAGTTTTTGGATTTCATCAAAGGTGCGGAATTAATTATTCATAATGCCCCCTTCGATGTGGCGTTTATGGATCAAGAATTTTCTTATCTGCCTAATCCACCGGCAAAAACCGCAGAAATGTGTACCGTAACCGATAGCCTGCAAATGGCACGAAGAATGTACCCCGGCAAACGGAATAATTTAGATGCACTTTGCGACAGGCTCGGCATTGATAATAGCAAGCGTGTGCTACATGGAGCTTTACTGGATGCGGAGATCTTAGCCGATGTATTCCTAATGATGACCGGCGGTCAGATTTCATTATTAGGCGAAGAAGAAACTGAAGTAGTAAGTGAAGTTGTTGATATTGAAGAAGAATTTTCTGCGATTGTGTTAAATGCCGATGAGGCAATTATTCTTAAAGCAAACGATGAAGAGGAAGAGTCGCATTTAGCACTTCTGAAACTGATTGAGAAAAAATCCAAAGGAAATTGCCTATGGACAAAAGCATTAACCGACACAGCAGAAATATCTCACTGA
- the rnfA gene encoding Electron transport complex protein rnfA, which produces MVDYILLIISTALINNFVLVKFLGLCPFMGVSKKVETAIGMGLATTFVLTVASLSAYLMETYLLEPLNAQFLRTLVFILVIAVIVQLTEMIVHKTSPTLYRLLGIYLPLITTNCAVLGVALLNVNLANNLVESVLYGFGAAAGFSLVLVLFAALRERLAAADVPRPFQGASIALITAGLMSLAFMGFTGLVKL; this is translated from the coding sequence ATGGTCGATTATATTCTGTTAATCATCAGTACCGCTCTTATCAACAACTTTGTTCTAGTAAAATTTCTAGGGCTTTGTCCGTTTATGGGAGTGTCGAAAAAGGTGGAAACTGCCATTGGTATGGGGTTGGCGACAACCTTTGTGCTGACGGTTGCCTCGCTCTCTGCTTACTTGATGGAAACCTATCTGCTTGAACCGTTAAACGCCCAATTTTTGCGGACCTTGGTGTTTATTTTAGTGATTGCAGTGATCGTGCAATTAACGGAAATGATCGTGCATAAAACCAGCCCGACACTTTATCGCTTGCTTGGGATCTATTTACCGCTGATTACCACCAACTGTGCTGTATTGGGGGTGGCATTATTAAATGTGAATTTAGCCAATAATTTGGTGGAATCTGTTCTTTATGGTTTTGGAGCTGCTGCCGGTTTCTCGCTGGTGTTAGTTTTATTTGCGGCTCTGCGTGAGCGTTTGGCTGCTGCTGATGTGCCTCGTCCGTTCCAAGGGGCATCAATTGCACTGATTACCGCAGGCTTGATGTCGCTTGCCTTTATGGGCTTTACAGGATTGGTGAAACTCTAA
- the rplI gene encoding 50S ribosomal protein L9 — translation MQVILLDKVAHLGSVGDQVTVKSGFARNFLIPQGKAVMATAANIAHFEARRAELEAKAAAALATAQERAAKIAALAAVSVSATAGDDGRLFGSVSAKDIAEALTAAGVEVAKSEVRLGEGPLRTTGEHQVKIHLHPEVNATVAVNVVAE, via the coding sequence ATGCAAGTTATTTTATTAGACAAAGTTGCTCACTTAGGTTCTGTGGGCGACCAAGTAACCGTTAAATCTGGTTTTGCTCGTAACTTCTTAATCCCACAAGGTAAAGCGGTTATGGCAACTGCGGCAAACATTGCTCACTTTGAAGCACGTCGTGCAGAATTAGAAGCAAAAGCTGCAGCAGCATTAGCAACTGCACAAGAACGTGCAGCGAAAATTGCAGCATTAGCAGCAGTATCAGTATCTGCAACTGCAGGTGATGATGGTCGTTTATTCGGTTCTGTATCAGCTAAAGACATCGCTGAAGCATTAACTGCAGCAGGTGTTGAAGTTGCTAAATCTGAGGTTCGTTTAGGTGAAGGTCCACTTCGTACGACTGGCGAACACCAAGTTAAAATTCACTTACACCCTGAAGTGAATGCAACTGTAGCAGTAAACGTTGTTGCTGAATAA
- the rpsR gene encoding 30S ribosomal protein S18: MARYFRRRKFCRFTAENVVEIDYKDIATLKNYISESGKIVPSRITGTRAKYQRQLARAIKRARYLALLPYTDNHQ; the protein is encoded by the coding sequence ATGGCACGTTATTTCCGTCGTCGTAAGTTCTGCCGTTTCACAGCGGAAAATGTTGTTGAAATCGATTACAAAGATATCGCTACATTAAAGAACTACATTTCTGAAAGCGGCAAGATTGTTCCTAGCCGTATTACTGGTACTCGTGCGAAGTATCAACGTCAATTAGCTCGTGCAATCAAACGCGCTCGCTACCTTGCGTTACTTCCATATACTGATAACCACCAATAA
- a CDS encoding Uncharacterized ABC transporter ATP-binding protein HI_1252 gives MSTQFVYTMHRVGKVVPPKRHILKDISLSFFPGAKIGVLGLNGAGKSTLLRIMAGVDKEFEGEARPQPGIKIGYLPQEPKLDPQQTVREAVEEAVAEVKNALTQLDEVYAMYADENADFDKLAAKQAELEAIIQAHDGHNLQNQLERAADALRLPDWDAKIEHLSGGERRRVALCRLLLEKPDMLLLDEPTNHLDAESVAWLERFLHDYEGTVVAITHDRYFLDNVAGWILELDRGEGIPWEGNYSSWLEQKEKRLAQEQAAESARQKSIEKELEWVRQNPKGRQAKSKARMARFEELNSGEYQKRNETNELFIPPGPRLGDKVIEVQNLTKSYGDRTLIDDLSFSIPKGAIVGIIGPNGAGKSTLFRMLSGQEQPDSGSVTMGETVVLASVDQFRDAMDDKKTVWEEVSNGQDILNIGNFEIPSRAYVGRFNFKGVDQQKRVGELSGGERGRLHLAKLLQRGGNVLLLDEPTNDLDVETLRALENAILEFPGCAMVISHDRWFLDRIATHILDYGDEGKVTFYEGNFSDYEEWKKKTFGEAATQPHRVKYKRIAK, from the coding sequence ATGTCAACTCAATTTGTATATACGATGCACCGTGTCGGCAAAGTCGTGCCGCCGAAGCGTCACATTCTGAAAGATATTTCCCTGAGCTTTTTCCCGGGGGCAAAAATCGGGGTTCTCGGCTTAAACGGGGCGGGTAAATCAACGCTTTTACGCATTATGGCAGGCGTAGATAAAGAGTTCGAGGGTGAGGCTCGTCCACAACCGGGCATTAAAATCGGCTATCTACCACAAGAACCGAAACTTGACCCACAGCAAACCGTGCGTGAAGCGGTGGAAGAGGCAGTAGCGGAAGTGAAAAATGCCTTAACCCAGCTTGATGAAGTCTATGCGATGTATGCCGATGAGAATGCCGATTTCGACAAATTAGCGGCAAAACAGGCAGAATTAGAGGCGATTATTCAAGCCCACGATGGTCATAACCTGCAAAACCAGTTAGAGCGTGCTGCCGATGCGTTACGTCTGCCGGATTGGGATGCAAAAATCGAGCATTTATCAGGGGGCGAACGCCGCCGTGTGGCACTTTGCCGTCTATTGCTGGAAAAACCGGATATGTTACTGTTAGACGAACCAACCAACCACTTAGATGCGGAATCTGTGGCGTGGTTGGAGCGTTTCCTCCACGACTACGAAGGCACTGTAGTGGCAATTACCCACGACCGTTACTTCTTAGACAACGTTGCCGGCTGGATCTTGGAACTTGACCGTGGTGAAGGTATTCCTTGGGAAGGCAACTACTCTTCTTGGTTGGAACAGAAAGAAAAACGCTTGGCACAAGAGCAAGCGGCGGAATCGGCTCGTCAAAAATCGATTGAGAAAGAGTTGGAATGGGTACGCCAAAATCCAAAAGGTCGCCAAGCGAAAAGTAAGGCTCGTATGGCACGCTTTGAAGAGCTTAACTCAGGCGAATATCAAAAACGTAACGAGACTAACGAACTCTTTATTCCACCGGGTCCACGCCTAGGTGATAAAGTGATCGAGGTGCAAAACCTGACTAAATCTTACGGCGATCGCACCTTAATTGATGACTTATCATTCAGCATTCCGAAAGGAGCGATTGTGGGGATTATCGGCCCGAACGGTGCGGGTAAATCTACTCTGTTCCGTATGCTTTCAGGGCAAGAACAGCCGGACAGCGGTTCGGTAACAATGGGCGAAACGGTGGTGCTTGCAAGTGTAGATCAGTTCCGTGATGCGATGGACGATAAAAAAACTGTGTGGGAAGAAGTCTCAAACGGGCAGGATATTCTCAACATCGGTAATTTTGAAATCCCAAGCCGTGCTTATGTAGGGCGTTTCAACTTCAAAGGCGTAGATCAGCAAAAACGTGTTGGCGAGCTTTCAGGTGGTGAACGTGGTCGTTTACACTTAGCCAAACTTTTACAACGTGGCGGTAACGTGCTGTTACTGGACGAGCCGACCAACGACTTAGACGTGGAAACCCTGCGTGCCTTGGAAAATGCGATCTTAGAATTCCCAGGCTGTGCAATGGTCATTTCGCACGACCGCTGGTTCTTAGACCGTATCGCCACCCATATTTTAGACTACGGCGATGAAGGCAAAGTGACGTTCTACGAGGGCAACTTCTCCGATTATGAAGAGTGGAAGAAGAAAACTTTCGGTGAAGCCGCTACCCAACCGCACAGAGTGAAATATAAACGAATTGCGAAGTAA